In Monodelphis domestica isolate mMonDom1 chromosome 4, mMonDom1.pri, whole genome shotgun sequence, one DNA window encodes the following:
- the LOC100023285 gene encoding olfactory receptor 52B4-like, translating to MNIPIANITVISHKFFYLLGIPGLEDQHIWISVPFFTSYIIAFLGNSFLIFIIVTDHSLHEPMYIFLCMLAIFDLGLSTIIIPKALTIFWFNSGGISLDGCIIQIFFVHSTFIAESGILLIMAFDRYIAICYPLRYTMILKSSVIIKISIAAYMRGIVTVFPLTFLLKKLIFCKNNFLPHTFCEHIGLAKYACVSIHVNLWYGLFVILITIVLDVILIVASYCMILRAIFHMPSQEARLKTLHTCGSHICVILLFYIPAIFTTLVQRYGKSIPPHVHILIANIAILIPPMMNPIIYGIKTKQIRNRMFQHCLRAKNDLRSDG from the coding sequence ATGAACATACCCATCGCTAACATCACTGTTATAAGCCACAAGTTTTTCTACCTTCTGGGCATTCCTGGCCTTGAAGATCAGCATATCTGGATCTCAGTCCCATTTTTTACCTCCTATATTATTGCCTTTCTTGGTAACAGCTTCCTTATCTTTATCATTGTCACTGATCACAGTCTTCATGAACCCATGTATATCTTCCTATGCATGTTGGCTATATTTGACCTTGGCCTCTCCACCATTATAATTCCCAAAGCCTTGACcattttttggtttaattctGGAGGTATATCCCTAGATGGTTGTATTATTCAGATATTCTTTGTTCACTCCACCTTTATTGCTGAATCAGGAATTCTTCTGATAATGGCATTTGACCGCTATATTGCAATTTGTTACCCACTGAGATACACAATGATCCTTAAATCCTCAGTGATTATAAAAATCAGTATAGCTGCTTATATGAGAGGTATTGTTACCGTATTTCCTCTTACATTCCTTTTGAAGAAGCTAATTTTCTGCAAAAATAACTTTCTCCCACACACATTTTGTGAACACATTGGTTTGGCCAAGTATGCTTGTGTTAGCATTCATGTGAATCTCTGGTATGGTTTATTTGTCATCTTAATAACTATTGTACTAGATGTTATCCTTATTGTGGCATCCTACTGTATGATTCTCCGTGCCATATTTCACATGCCCTCTCAGGAAGCTCGTTTAAAGACTCTCCATACCTGTGGCTCCCATATATGTGTGATCTTGCTTTTCTATATCCCAGCAATCTTCACAACTCTGGTCCAGAGGTATGGCAAATCGATCCCACCTCATGTCCACATACTAATAGCTAATATTGCCATTCTGATTCCTCCTATGATGAACCCCATCATATATGGGATCAAGACAAAACAGATCAGGAACCGAATGTTTCAACATTGCTTAAGAGCCAAAAATGACCTTAGAAGTGATGGCTGA